Proteins from one Pseudomonas grandcourensis genomic window:
- a CDS encoding AraC family transcriptional regulator, translating to MSERTTSASWAMGIVKALEMDGLDCRALFKQLGLDYAALDDPDARFPQDSMTRLWQRAVDLSGNPAIGLNMGKVVRPAQFHVTGYALMSSQTLAEGFQRLVRYQRIIAESADLSFQLLEEGYALILTVHGDHLPPTRQSAEASLACALALCSWLTGRTLQPRKVLLQGAEPANPEPYRQAFHAPLVFNAPYDALIFERADMEAPLPTANEAMALLHDRFAGEYLARFSENRVTHKARQVLCRLLPQGEPKRDTVAQTLHLSQRTLQRRLQEEGTSFQALLDDTRRELAEQYLAQPNMTLLEIAYLLGFADPSNFFRAFRRWFDATPGEYRMRLMQTSEAVNDAKMPEYKAQTP from the coding sequence ATGAGCGAACGAACGACTTCTGCAAGCTGGGCGATGGGGATTGTCAAAGCGCTGGAGATGGACGGTCTGGATTGCCGCGCTCTGTTCAAACAGCTGGGCCTCGACTACGCGGCACTGGATGATCCGGACGCACGCTTCCCGCAAGATTCCATGACACGGCTGTGGCAGCGTGCGGTCGATCTGTCCGGCAACCCGGCCATCGGCCTGAACATGGGCAAGGTGGTGCGACCGGCGCAGTTTCATGTGACCGGTTACGCCTTGATGTCCAGCCAGACTTTGGCCGAAGGCTTTCAGCGTCTGGTGCGCTATCAACGGATCATCGCCGAAAGTGCCGACCTGAGTTTCCAGTTGCTGGAAGAAGGCTACGCGCTGATTCTGACAGTGCATGGCGATCATCTGCCGCCGACCCGGCAAAGCGCCGAAGCTTCACTGGCCTGTGCCCTGGCGCTATGCAGCTGGTTGACCGGGCGTACATTGCAGCCACGCAAAGTGTTGCTGCAAGGCGCCGAGCCGGCCAACCCGGAACCCTATAGACAAGCCTTCCATGCACCGCTGGTGTTCAACGCGCCTTACGATGCGCTGATTTTCGAACGTGCCGATATGGAAGCCCCACTGCCGACGGCCAACGAGGCCATGGCGTTGCTGCATGACCGCTTCGCCGGCGAGTACCTGGCGCGCTTTTCCGAAAACCGCGTGACCCACAAGGCGCGGCAGGTGTTGTGCCGCCTGCTGCCCCAAGGCGAGCCCAAGCGCGACACCGTGGCGCAGACGCTGCATCTTTCCCAGCGCACCTTGCAACGGCGCTTGCAGGAAGAGGGCACGAGTTTTCAGGCGCTGCTGGACGATACCCGACGCGAGCTGGCCGAGCAGTACCTGGCGCAACCGAACATGACCTTGCTGGAAATTGCCTACTTGCTGGGGTTTGCCGATCCGAGCAACTTCTTCCGTGCTTTCCGCCGCTGGTTCGATGCCACGCCCGGCGAGTACCGGATGCGGCTGATGCAAACATCCGAAGCGGTCAATGACGCCAAAATGCCGGAATACAAAGCACAAACACCGTAA
- a CDS encoding TrkH family potassium uptake protein encodes MALPTLRIIGFIIGIFLITLAISMVVPMATLVIFDRTSDLPSFLWASMITFVAGLALVIPGRPEHIHLRPRDMYLLTVSSWLVVCIFAALPFLLTQHISYTDSFFESMSGITATGSTVLSGLDTMSPGILMWRSLLHWLGGIGFIGMAVAILPLLRIGGMRLFQTESSDRSEKVMPRSHMVARLIVATYVGITIVGSLAFWWAGMSLFDAINHAMSAISTGGFSTSDQSLAKWPQPAVHWVAIVIMILGALPFTLYVAMLRGNRRALIKDEQVQGLLGMLLVTWLVLGTWYWWTTQLHWLEALRHVALNVTSVVTTTGFALGDYSLWGNFSLMLFFYLGFVGGCSGSTAGGIKIFRFQVAYILLKANLNQLIHPRAVIKQKYNGHRLDEEIVRSILTFSFFFAITICVIALLLSLLGVDWMTALTGAASTVSGVGPGLGETIGPAGNFATLPDAAKWILSFGMLLGRLEIITVFVLCIPAFWRH; translated from the coding sequence ATGGCGTTGCCGACCTTACGGATCATTGGTTTCATCATCGGCATCTTCCTGATCACGCTGGCGATCTCCATGGTCGTGCCCATGGCCACGCTGGTCATTTTCGACCGCACCAGCGACCTGCCGTCGTTCCTCTGGGCCAGCATGATCACCTTTGTCGCCGGTTTGGCACTCGTGATTCCGGGGCGCCCCGAACACATTCACCTGCGCCCCCGGGACATGTACCTGCTGACCGTCAGCAGTTGGCTGGTGGTGTGCATCTTCGCCGCGCTGCCGTTCCTGCTGACCCAGCACATCAGCTACACCGATTCATTCTTCGAAAGCATGTCCGGCATCACCGCCACCGGCTCGACCGTGCTCAGCGGCCTGGACACCATGTCCCCCGGCATCCTGATGTGGCGCTCGTTGCTGCACTGGCTCGGCGGCATCGGCTTCATCGGCATGGCGGTGGCGATTCTCCCGCTGTTGCGCATCGGTGGCATGCGGCTGTTCCAGACCGAATCGTCGGACCGTTCGGAAAAAGTCATGCCCCGTTCGCACATGGTGGCGCGGCTGATCGTTGCGACCTACGTCGGCATCACCATTGTCGGCAGCCTGGCGTTCTGGTGGGCCGGGATGAGCCTGTTCGACGCCATCAACCATGCGATGTCGGCGATTTCCACCGGTGGTTTCTCCACCTCCGACCAGTCTTTGGCCAAGTGGCCGCAACCGGCGGTGCATTGGGTCGCGATCGTCATCATGATTCTCGGTGCCCTGCCGTTCACGCTGTATGTCGCCATGTTGCGTGGTAACCGTCGGGCGCTGATCAAGGATGAACAGGTTCAAGGCCTGCTCGGCATGCTGTTGGTGACCTGGCTGGTGCTCGGCACCTGGTACTGGTGGACCACCCAGCTGCATTGGCTGGAGGCGTTGCGGCATGTGGCGCTGAACGTGACGTCAGTGGTGACGACGACCGGTTTCGCGTTGGGGGACTACAGCTTGTGGGGCAATTTCTCGCTGATGCTGTTCTTCTATCTGGGGTTTGTCGGCGGTTGCTCCGGCTCGACCGCGGGCGGTATCAAGATTTTCCGCTTCCAGGTGGCCTATATCCTGCTCAAGGCCAACCTTAACCAGCTGATTCACCCGCGCGCCGTGATCAAGCAGAAGTACAACGGTCACCGCCTCGACGAAGAGATCGTGCGGTCGATCCTGACCTTTTCGTTTTTCTTTGCAATCACCATCTGCGTGATTGCGCTGCTGCTGTCGCTACTCGGCGTGGACTGGATGACCGCCCTCACCGGCGCGGCCAGTACCGTGTCCGGCGTCGGCCCGGGGCTCGGCGAAACCATCGGCCCGGCGGGCAACTTCGCCACCCTGCCGGATGCCGCCAAGTGGATTCTCTCGTTCGGCATGCTGCTGGGCCGATTGGAGATCATTACGGTGTTTGTGCTTTGTATTCCGGCATTTTGGCGTCATTGA
- a CDS encoding NAD(P)H nitroreductase, which produces MQALDALLNRVSVPRLIDPAPTAEQREVLFGAAMRAPDHGHLQPWRFLTVEGAAREQMGELLAEAAKLSDSEVSEAAIDKARSGPLRAPLVVVVIARVQDHVKYPKSEQLLAAGCAAHGILLAAYAQGIGAVWRTGDLAYSAHVAKGLGLAEGEEVIAFLYLGTPQKEPRVAEKVDLAEFVSAWPGKA; this is translated from the coding sequence ATGCAGGCTCTCGACGCTTTGCTCAACCGTGTTTCCGTTCCACGACTGATTGACCCTGCACCCACTGCCGAGCAGCGCGAGGTGCTGTTTGGCGCCGCCATGCGCGCCCCGGATCACGGTCACTTGCAGCCTTGGCGCTTCCTGACGGTGGAAGGCGCGGCGCGTGAGCAAATGGGCGAGTTGCTGGCCGAAGCGGCGAAACTTTCGGACAGCGAAGTCAGCGAAGCGGCCATCGACAAGGCGCGCAGTGGTCCGCTGCGGGCACCGTTGGTGGTGGTGGTGATCGCTCGCGTGCAGGATCACGTCAAATATCCGAAGTCCGAGCAGTTGCTGGCGGCGGGCTGTGCGGCCCACGGGATTTTGCTCGCGGCCTACGCGCAGGGCATTGGCGCGGTGTGGCGTACCGGTGACCTGGCATACTCGGCCCATGTGGCCAAGGGTTTGGGTTTGGCGGAGGGGGAAGAGGTGATTGCTTTCCTGTATCTGGGCACGCCGCAGAAAGAACCTCGAGTGGCCGAGAAGGTTGATCTCGCCGAATTCGTCAGTGCCTGGCCCGGTAAAGCCTGA
- a CDS encoding HAMP domain-containing sensor histidine kinase, whose amino-acid sequence MRSLFWRILASFWLAIALVAGLSILLGHMLNQDAWILSRHPGLNTLAEEWTQTYESQGEDAAQDILQQRKRQYHIDVQVLNESGDPVVRGTFPKRAAAFEARQNNEDRRLPWRRLTDEFTSEKTGDTFLFIYRIPHPELDAWHRESLLWPLSALGIALVVLTLFSLLVTFSITRPLSRLRGAVHDLGQTTYQQNSLVKLANRRDEFGVLANDFNRMGARLQSLIGSQRQLLRDVSHELRSPLARLRIALALAERATPQEREQLWPRLTRECDRLEALISEILVLARVDSDNASAEEVDLNALLNTLQKDAQLGSPEQLVHLEAESQLNLKGWPTMIERAVDNLLRNAQRFNPVGGLPIEMQALRQGERIVVTVRDHGPGVSAEYLSQLGEPFYRAPGQTAAGHGLGLAIARRAAERHGGSLVLANHPEGGFIASLELPLLPGAAVQP is encoded by the coding sequence GTGCGTTCATTGTTCTGGCGTATCCTGGCCAGCTTCTGGCTGGCCATCGCTCTGGTTGCAGGGCTTTCCATCCTGCTCGGGCACATGCTCAACCAGGACGCCTGGATTCTCAGCCGCCATCCGGGCCTCAACACACTAGCCGAAGAGTGGACGCAAACCTACGAAAGCCAGGGCGAAGACGCCGCCCAGGACATACTCCAACAACGCAAACGCCAGTATCACATCGACGTTCAGGTGCTTAACGAAAGCGGCGATCCGGTGGTGCGCGGCACCTTCCCGAAACGTGCGGCGGCCTTTGAGGCGCGACAGAACAACGAGGACCGGCGCCTGCCATGGCGGCGTCTGACCGATGAGTTCACCAGCGAAAAAACCGGTGACACCTTCCTGTTCATCTACCGCATTCCACACCCGGAACTGGACGCCTGGCACCGCGAGAGCCTGCTCTGGCCGCTCAGTGCCCTGGGGATCGCCCTGGTGGTGCTAACCCTGTTCAGCCTGCTGGTGACCTTTTCCATCACTCGCCCGCTCAGCCGTCTGCGCGGAGCGGTGCATGACCTGGGACAAACCACGTATCAACAGAACAGCCTGGTCAAGCTGGCGAACCGGCGCGATGAGTTCGGCGTCCTGGCCAACGATTTCAACCGCATGGGCGCGCGCCTGCAAAGCCTGATTGGCAGTCAGCGGCAACTGCTGCGGGATGTGTCCCACGAACTGCGCTCGCCCCTCGCCCGCCTGCGTATCGCGCTGGCACTGGCCGAACGGGCCACCCCGCAAGAACGGGAACAACTCTGGCCGCGCCTGACCCGCGAGTGCGACCGACTGGAAGCGCTGATCAGCGAAATCCTCGTACTGGCGCGGGTCGACTCCGATAACGCCAGTGCCGAAGAGGTGGACCTGAACGCCTTGCTCAATACCCTGCAAAAGGATGCGCAACTCGGTTCACCCGAGCAACTGGTCCACCTCGAGGCCGAATCGCAACTGAATCTGAAGGGCTGGCCGACCATGATCGAACGCGCCGTGGACAACCTGCTGCGCAACGCCCAACGTTTCAATCCGGTGGGCGGCCTGCCGATCGAAATGCAGGCGCTGCGTCAGGGGGAGCGGATCGTCGTGACCGTGCGCGATCATGGACCGGGGGTCAGTGCCGAATATTTGAGCCAGCTCGGTGAGCCGTTCTATCGGGCACCGGGGCAGACCGCGGCCGGACACGGCCTGGGCCTGGCCATCGCCCGGCGCGCGGCGGAGCGACATGGCGGCAGCCTGGTGCTGGCCAATCACCCGGAAGGCGGGTTCATTGCCAGCCTGGAATTGCCGTTGTTGCCGGGGGCTGCCGTACAGCCCTGA
- a CDS encoding LTXXQ domain protein has protein sequence MRKTLIALMFAAALPTVAMAMPEGSGPMDGSMDGSRHGGQMHGMHGKGPYSELDLSREQREQIRKIMGEQMHERKQLVEKYLEKLSPADQKAMKDEMAANHKKAEADVRALLKPDQQKKFDEIQKKQAERRAEWAEFKAWKAQQPQKAQ, from the coding sequence ATGCGCAAGACTCTTATCGCTCTGATGTTCGCTGCTGCCCTGCCGACCGTTGCCATGGCCATGCCTGAAGGCTCAGGCCCTATGGATGGGTCGATGGACGGTTCGCGCCACGGCGGTCAGATGCACGGCATGCACGGCAAAGGCCCGTACAGTGAACTGGACCTGAGCCGCGAACAGCGCGAGCAGATCCGCAAGATCATGGGCGAACAGATGCACGAGCGTAAGCAACTGGTCGAGAAGTATCTGGAGAAGCTCTCGCCAGCCGACCAGAAAGCCATGAAGGACGAGATGGCCGCCAACCACAAGAAAGCTGAAGCGGACGTGCGCGCCTTGCTGAAACCGGATCAACAGAAGAAATTCGACGAGATCCAGAAAAAACAGGCTGAACGTCGCGCCGAGTGGGCCGAATTCAAGGCCTGGAAAGCGCAACAACCGCAAAAGGCGCAATAA